The Archangium primigenium genomic interval GCGATGCGAGGGGCGGGCATCGGGCACTCCTTTCGAGAACGGCGGGGACGGCGCGTGGATGCTGCGGCCCCTCTCGCTCGTGGGTCAAGGAATTCATGAATTGCGGACTTGTGAGGGCGCCGGGGACACGACATCGTGCGCGGCCTCGTATGCGTGCCTGGGAGGCCGATGGTGGAAGCGGGTTATGAGCTGGTGGTCGAGGTGCCCTCCGCGGAGGACTACCGGCGGTTGCGCGTCGTGTCGGGGTTGAGCCCCAAGAGCGCGGAGGCCGCGGCGGCGGGTCTGCCCCGCACCCTGTTCGCGGTGGTGATCAAGACCGGGGGGCAGGTGGTCGGCATGGGGCGGGTGGTGGGCGATGGCGGCTTGTTCTTCCAGGTCGTGGATATCGCCGTGGAGCCCCAGCACCAGGGCCGGGGGCTGGGCAAGGCGATCGTCGGCCGGCTCGTGGAGCACCTGCGCGCCACGGCCCCGGTGAGCGCCTACGTCAGCCTGATCGCCGATGGGGACGCCCACCGGCTCTACGAGCAGTTCGGCTTCAAGCCGACGGCCCCGGCCTCCATCGGCATGGCCTTCGTGGTCCGCTAGCCCGCGCGCGCGCAACAGCGTGTTCCGTGTTTCGCGCCTGTTGGAGGACGCCTCCTTCCGTCTACCGTTCCGGCCATGAGCACCTCTCCCTTGGAAGCGGCGGAAGTCGAACTCGTTCTCGCGGCACGCAGCTCGGACCTGGGCGGTGGCCTCCAGGTCCTGCGGGCCCTGCCCCAGGCCCGGCGCCGCATGGTGGGCCCCTTCGTGTTCCTCGATCAGATGGGCCCGGTGGACTTCGCGGCGGGCAGGGCCGCGGACGTGCGCATGCACCCACACATCGGCCTGTC includes:
- a CDS encoding GNAT family N-acetyltransferase, producing MEAGYELVVEVPSAEDYRRLRVVSGLSPKSAEAAAAGLPRTLFAVVIKTGGQVVGMGRVVGDGGLFFQVVDIAVEPQHQGRGLGKAIVGRLVEHLRATAPVSAYVSLIADGDAHRLYEQFGFKPTAPASIGMAFVVR